A DNA window from Bradyrhizobium barranii subsp. barranii contains the following coding sequences:
- the rlmN gene encoding 23S rRNA (adenine(2503)-C(2))-methyltransferase RlmN, protein MQPTTEPHNAILVEKTPLETYVPPARPSLIGLSRSELADRLGEIGVAPAQRKMRVQQLWHWLYFRGAQSFDDMTSISKGIRAELAQHFTVDRPEVVAEQISNDGTRKWLLRLPSGDNVERAHEVECVYIPETDRGTLCVSSQVGCTLNCSFCHTGTQRLVRNLTAGEIVGQVMVARDRLNDWADREDGTRRVTNIVMMGMGEPLYNFDAVRDALLIVGDNEGIGISRRRITLSTSGVVPNIVRAGDEIGVMLAISLHAVRDELRNELVPLNRKYPIKELLQACRDYPGASNARRITFEYVMLKGVNDSLDDAKLLVKLLKGIHAKINLIPFNPWPGTAYECSDWDQIEKFSEYIFNAGYSSPVRTPRGRDILAACGQLKSETEKLSARERQALRAMAMTD, encoded by the coding sequence ATGCAACCGACGACCGAGCCGCACAACGCAATACTGGTGGAGAAGACTCCGCTCGAAACCTATGTGCCGCCGGCCAGGCCCTCGCTGATCGGCCTGTCGCGCAGCGAGCTTGCCGACCGCCTCGGCGAGATCGGCGTTGCGCCCGCGCAGCGCAAGATGCGCGTCCAGCAGCTGTGGCACTGGCTCTATTTCCGCGGCGCCCAAAGCTTCGACGATATGACGTCGATCTCGAAGGGCATTCGCGCCGAGCTCGCGCAGCATTTCACCGTCGACCGTCCCGAAGTCGTGGCCGAGCAGATCTCCAACGACGGCACCCGCAAATGGCTGCTGCGGCTGCCGAGTGGCGACAATGTCGAGCGTGCCCATGAAGTCGAGTGCGTCTACATCCCCGAGACCGATCGCGGCACGCTTTGCGTTTCCTCCCAGGTCGGCTGCACGCTGAACTGCTCCTTCTGTCACACCGGCACGCAGCGGCTGGTGCGCAATCTCACCGCCGGCGAGATCGTCGGACAGGTGATGGTCGCGCGCGACCGCCTCAATGACTGGGCCGATCGCGAGGACGGCACGCGCCGCGTCACCAACATCGTGATGATGGGCATGGGCGAGCCGCTCTACAATTTCGATGCGGTGCGCGACGCGCTGCTCATCGTCGGCGACAATGAAGGCATCGGCATCTCCCGTCGCCGCATCACGCTGTCGACCTCGGGCGTAGTGCCGAACATCGTGCGCGCGGGCGACGAGATCGGCGTCATGCTCGCGATCTCGCTGCATGCGGTGCGCGACGAGCTGCGCAACGAGCTTGTGCCGCTCAACCGCAAATACCCGATCAAGGAGCTATTGCAGGCCTGCCGCGACTATCCCGGCGCATCGAATGCCCGCCGCATCACCTTCGAATATGTGATGCTCAAGGGCGTCAACGATTCGCTCGACGATGCGAAGCTGCTGGTGAAGCTGCTCAAGGGCATTCACGCCAAGATCAACCTGATCCCGTTCAATCCCTGGCCCGGCACCGCCTATGAATGCTCGGACTGGGACCAGATCGAAAAATTCTCCGAATACATCTTCAACGCCGGCTATTCCTCGCCGGTGCGCACCCCGCGCGGCCGCGACATCCTCGCCGCCTGCGGCCAGCTCAAGTCGGAGACGGAAAAGCTCAGCGCCCGCGAGCGCCAGGCGCTCCGCGCCATGGCGATGACGGATTGA
- a CDS encoding phosphatase PAP2 family protein encodes MNRTGLFIALALWLVIGVVFGLYPELDLKLAALFFDPETKTFPLKLNEWAGVARDAAMWVAWAFVLPPLVALVVKMIRPDRPLMVSGRAIVFLLVTIIMSAGILTNLTFKTYWGRPRPVVVTEFAGDQQFVPWWDPRGDCARNCSFFSGEGATAFWTLAPAALAPPAWRPLAYAGAVVFGMVTSGLRMAFGGHFFTDVSIAGLVTFVVIWFAYALIYRWPRTRFSDEAVDAALTRLNMPAYRLRQRLFGRKTGPEPSI; translated from the coding sequence ATGAACCGGACTGGACTCTTCATCGCCCTGGCGCTGTGGCTTGTAATCGGCGTCGTTTTCGGCCTCTATCCCGAGCTCGATCTCAAGCTCGCCGCACTGTTCTTCGACCCCGAGACGAAGACGTTTCCGCTCAAGCTGAATGAGTGGGCGGGCGTCGCGCGCGACGCCGCCATGTGGGTCGCCTGGGCATTCGTGCTGCCGCCGCTGGTCGCGCTTGTGGTCAAGATGATCCGACCCGACCGGCCGCTGATGGTATCGGGGCGCGCGATCGTATTCCTGCTGGTCACCATCATCATGTCGGCAGGCATCCTCACCAATCTCACCTTCAAGACCTATTGGGGACGGCCGCGTCCGGTGGTGGTGACTGAGTTTGCCGGCGACCAGCAATTCGTGCCGTGGTGGGATCCGCGCGGCGATTGCGCGCGCAACTGCTCGTTCTTCTCGGGCGAGGGCGCGACCGCGTTCTGGACGCTGGCGCCGGCTGCGCTGGCGCCGCCGGCATGGCGGCCGCTCGCCTATGCCGGTGCGGTTGTGTTCGGCATGGTCACCAGCGGGCTGCGGATGGCCTTCGGCGGCCACTTCTTCACGGACGTCTCGATCGCCGGCCTCGTCACCTTCGTCGTGATCTGGTTCGCCTACGCGCTGATTTACCGCTGGCCGCGGACCCGGTTCTCGGACGAGGCGGTCGATGCCGCCCTGACCCGGCTGAACATGCCCGCCTACCGGCTCCGCCAGCGCCTGTTCGGCCGCAAGACAGGCCCCGAGCCGTCGATTTGA
- a CDS encoding SDR family oxidoreductase — translation MFETGLLRDKRILVTGGGSGLGAAMGRRFLALGAELVICGRKLDRLEATASEMRAQTGGKVTTIACDVRDGGAVESMMDAIWREAPLDILVNNAAATFIAQSEHLSFRAADAILAPTLHGAMYCTLAAGKRWIDGKNNGVVLSILSTSTITGRAFTVPSAMAKSAVLAMTRSLAAEWGPKGIRTVAIAPGPFPTAGASGQLRPEGRDEGWTARNPMGRTGEHSELADLASFLVSDRAGYINGEMVVIDGGAHLRSSGAEDLLRWTDAQWAEQRAARSKG, via the coding sequence ATGTTTGAAACAGGTCTGCTCAGGGACAAGCGCATCCTCGTCACCGGCGGCGGCTCCGGCCTCGGCGCCGCGATGGGACGTCGCTTTCTCGCGCTTGGCGCCGAGCTCGTGATCTGCGGCCGCAAGCTCGACCGGCTGGAAGCGACGGCGAGCGAGATGCGCGCGCAGACCGGCGGCAAGGTCACCACGATCGCCTGCGATGTCCGTGACGGTGGCGCCGTCGAGAGCATGATGGACGCGATCTGGCGCGAGGCGCCACTCGATATTCTCGTCAACAACGCTGCCGCAACCTTCATCGCGCAGAGCGAGCATCTGTCGTTTCGCGCCGCGGACGCGATCCTCGCGCCGACGCTGCATGGCGCGATGTATTGCACGCTCGCCGCCGGCAAGCGCTGGATCGACGGCAAGAACAATGGCGTCGTGCTCTCGATCCTCTCGACCTCGACCATCACCGGCCGCGCCTTCACGGTTCCCTCGGCGATGGCGAAGTCGGCGGTGCTGGCGATGACCAGGAGTCTCGCGGCTGAGTGGGGCCCGAAGGGCATCCGCACCGTCGCGATCGCCCCGGGCCCGTTCCCGACCGCGGGCGCCTCGGGGCAGCTCCGTCCTGAGGGCCGCGACGAAGGGTGGACCGCCCGGAACCCGATGGGGCGTACCGGCGAGCACAGTGAGCTCGCCGACCTCGCCAGCTTCCTGGTCTCGGACCGTGCCGGTTACATCAATGGCGAGATGGTCGTGATCGACGGTGGCGCGCATTTGCGCAGCTCCGGCGCCGAGGATTTGTTGCGCTGGACCGACGCGCAATGGGCCGAGCAGCGGGCTGCGCGATCCAAAGGCTAA
- a CDS encoding invasion associated locus B family protein has product MWRVLILALMTGAMAVGITDSARAQTTQPAPKAAPKAAAPAANTAPKTAAKPESKPVAPATAVAGGAEPTLIGQFGTWGAYSATPNGKKVCFALAKPSSSKTNPPNRPRDPAYAFVSTRPAEKVNNEVSVMIGYALKPGSESSVEVGGAAFAMYTQGDGLWIKNAAEEERMVEAMRKSADLVVKGVSAKGTETTDTFSLKGLAQALDRIAQDCRR; this is encoded by the coding sequence ATGTGGCGGGTGCTGATTTTAGCCTTGATGACGGGCGCTATGGCCGTGGGAATCACCGATTCCGCGCGGGCGCAGACGACGCAACCGGCGCCCAAAGCCGCGCCAAAGGCGGCTGCACCGGCGGCCAATACAGCTCCAAAGACCGCAGCAAAGCCCGAGAGCAAGCCGGTGGCTCCAGCCACGGCGGTTGCGGGCGGCGCGGAGCCGACCCTGATCGGCCAGTTCGGCACCTGGGGCGCCTATTCGGCCACACCCAACGGCAAGAAGGTCTGCTTCGCGCTGGCGAAGCCGTCGTCGTCGAAGACCAACCCGCCGAACCGCCCGCGCGATCCCGCCTATGCCTTCGTTTCGACCCGGCCGGCGGAAAAGGTGAACAACGAAGTCTCGGTCATGATCGGCTATGCGCTGAAGCCGGGCTCGGAATCCTCGGTCGAGGTCGGCGGCGCCGCTTTCGCGATGTACACGCAGGGCGACGGCCTCTGGATCAAGAACGCGGCCGAGGAAGAGCGGATGGTCGAAGCCATGCGCAAATCCGCCGATCTCGTGGTCAAGGGTGTCTCGGCCAAGGGAACGGAGACGACTGATACGTTTTCGCTGAAGGGTCTCGCTCAGGCGCTCGACCGGATCGCCCAGGATTGCAGGCGGTAG
- the argG gene encoding argininosuccinate synthase, with the protein MTTILKSLPKGEKVGIAFSGGLDTSAALLWMKQKGARCYAYTANLGQPDEADYNEIPRKAEAFGAEKAVLVDCRTQLVHEGIAAIQSGAFHISTGGITYFNTTPLGRAVTGTMLVAAMKEDGVNIWGDGSTFKGNDIERFYRYGLLTNPSLRIYKPWLDQQFIDELGGRAEMSAFMTAQGFAYKMSAEKAYSTDSNLLGATHEAKDLESLDSGIKIVNPIMGVPFWRDDCAVKAEKVVVRFEEGQPTALNGQTFSDPVALFLEANAIGGRHGLGMSDQIENRIIEAKSRGIYEAPGMALLHIAYERLVTGIHNEDTIEQYRISGMRLGRLLYQGRWFDSQALMLRETAQRWVARAVTGEVTLELRRGNDYSILNTESPNLTYAPERLSMEKVEDAAFTPADRIGQLTMRNLDIADTRTKLKLYTDTGLLSGSEGSQIFPLESDKS; encoded by the coding sequence ATGACCACGATCCTGAAAAGCCTGCCCAAGGGTGAGAAAGTCGGCATCGCGTTTTCAGGCGGTCTCGACACCAGCGCGGCGCTGCTCTGGATGAAGCAGAAGGGCGCGCGCTGCTACGCCTACACGGCCAATCTCGGCCAGCCCGATGAAGCCGACTACAACGAGATCCCGCGCAAGGCGGAAGCGTTCGGCGCCGAGAAGGCCGTGCTCGTCGACTGCCGCACGCAGCTGGTCCACGAAGGCATCGCCGCGATCCAGTCGGGCGCCTTCCACATCTCGACCGGCGGCATCACCTATTTCAACACCACGCCGCTCGGGCGCGCCGTCACCGGCACGATGCTGGTCGCGGCGATGAAGGAGGACGGCGTCAACATCTGGGGCGACGGCTCGACCTTCAAGGGCAACGACATCGAGCGCTTCTACCGCTACGGCCTGCTGACCAATCCATCCTTGCGCATCTACAAGCCCTGGCTCGACCAGCAGTTCATCGACGAGCTCGGCGGCCGCGCCGAAATGTCGGCGTTCATGACCGCGCAGGGCTTTGCCTACAAGATGAGCGCCGAGAAGGCGTACTCGACCGACAGCAACCTGCTCGGTGCCACGCACGAAGCGAAGGATCTCGAGAGCCTCGACAGCGGCATCAAGATCGTCAACCCGATCATGGGCGTGCCGTTCTGGCGCGACGATTGCGCCGTGAAGGCCGAGAAGGTCGTGGTGCGTTTCGAGGAAGGCCAGCCCACGGCGCTGAATGGCCAGACCTTCAGCGATCCTGTCGCGTTGTTCCTCGAAGCCAATGCGATCGGCGGCCGTCACGGCCTCGGCATGAGCGATCAGATCGAGAACCGCATCATCGAGGCGAAGAGCCGCGGCATCTACGAGGCGCCCGGCATGGCGCTGCTGCACATCGCCTATGAGCGCCTCGTCACCGGCATCCACAACGAGGACACCATCGAGCAGTACCGCATCAGCGGCATGCGCTTGGGACGCCTGCTGTATCAGGGGCGCTGGTTCGATTCGCAGGCCCTGATGTTGCGCGAGACCGCGCAGCGCTGGGTCGCACGCGCCGTCACCGGCGAGGTGACGCTGGAGCTGCGCCGCGGCAACGATTATTCGATCCTCAACACCGAGAGCCCCAACCTGACCTATGCGCCGGAACGGCTCAGCATGGAGAAGGTGGAAGACGCCGCATTCACGCCGGCCGACCGTATCGGCCAGCTCACCATGCGCAACCTCGACATCGCTGACACGCGCACCAAGCTGAAGCTCTACACCGACACCGGCCTGTTGTCGGGCAGCGAAGGCTCGCAGATCTTCCCGCTCGAGAGCGACAAGAGCTGA